Part of the Armatimonadota bacterium genome is shown below.
GCTTCATCGTGGCCGGCATCGTGGTGATGGCCGGCTGGTCGATCGTGATGGGCGTCCTGGCAGCCACGATGCCGTTCCTCCTGCCGCTCGTCTTCCTCACGCCCATCCTCGCCCTGGGCTGGATCGTCCTCACCCTCCTCTACGCCTACCGGGCCTACCAGGGCGAGCGCTTCGAGATCCCCATCGTCGGCCGTCTCGCCGCCCGCTACGCCGGCGGCTCGTAGCCCGGGAGGTCGGGCCAATCATGACCAGGTGCCCCAATATGCCCACCCCGGCCCGCACTCGGGTCATCACCGTCATCGCCGTCGTCACGGCCTTCGTCGTGGCCGTCCTGGCGGCCCCCTTCGTCCGGCACGCCGCCGGCGCACCGGGTGGCACGATCTCCCCGATCACCTTCACGGCGACCACCCGGAACGGCCGTCCCGTCGGCGCGGCCCAGAGCTTCGCTGCGGGTACGCGACGCATCTACGCGGTCTTCCGGTTTGCGGAGCTGCGGGCCGCCGACCGGCTGGAGGGCCGGTGGCTGCGGGAGGGTCAGCGCCTCCTCACACAGAGCACCACCCTCGGTGAGATCTTCGGATCGCGCTTCCCCGGGAAGGGCCGGCTCTGGTTCTGGATCCAGTGGGAGGGCGGGGCCACGCCGGGGACGTACCGCTTCGAGCTGCGTCTCAACGGACAGCACGCCCGCACCGGCACCTTCACGGTGACGCCCCCGTGAGGTCCCCGGGGCGATCGGGGAGGGCCCTGCTCCTCGCCGCCCTGCTGGTGGTGGCCGGGTGCACGGGACCACGCAGCGGTGGATGGCGGGGAACCGAGGGTCGGGGCGTCCCCGTGCCATCCCCCGAAGCCGTCTCCACGCCAGCGCCTGAAGCCGTCCCCGCGCCCGCGCCGGCGCCCCCCGCTGCCAGCCCGCCCGCCGAGACCCGGCCCACGGCGACGCCCACATCCGAAACCCGCCCCACGGCGACGCCCGCACCTGAAGCCGTCCCCACGCCCGCGGCCGCAACACCCGCCACGGGCCCCACCGTGCCCCCGACCGCCGGTCCCACCTCCGCCGCCACTGACCAGGTCCGCGTGCAGCTCGCCCGCGGCGTGACGGACGGCGGCGAGGCGGTGGAGCCGGGCCTGGAGTTCCCGGACACCACCGAGCGGATCTACGTCGTGGTCGACGGTGCGCCGGTGGCCGTCGAGGACCCGAACCTCTTCGCGCACTGGAGGGCGGTGCAGGTCGAAGGGCACGAGGCCAACGCCGACCTGGGCTACGTGTACGCACGCCCGGGAAGCCGACAGGCCCGGCGCTCGCCCCGCGGGTGGGTGCTCTGGTTCGACGGTCCCTACAGCGGGTTCGCCCCGGGAGCCTACACGGTGGAGCTGCGCGGGCCGGTCCGGCGCGCCATCGCCTTCACCGTCACCCCGGCGGCTCCCCAGGCGGGCGGCGCCGAGGCGGCTGCGGCGGTCCGGGGCCTGAACGTCGCCGCGGCCGCGCTGGGCGGACGGATCGTCTCGGTCACCTCCGAGAAGAACGACGCCTCCCGCAGCGGCCGCACCCTGATCGACGGCTTCCCGGTCATCATCGACGACCCCGCCGACTGCGAGCCCTCCTGCGGCTGGCTCTCCCGGGAGCGCGCGACAAACAGCGTCGAGGCCCACCGGGCGAACTTCCCCCAGGACATCGTCTTCGGCTTCCACCAGGGCCGGCGCGCCACCGTGCACGCGGTCGTCATCGACACGACCTCCTTCCAGCACTGGTACCCGCTGGCCTACAAACCGCGGCAGGTCGAGGTGTGGGTCTCGACGACCGGCCCCACCGACGGCTTCACCCGCGTGGCGGCCGCCTGGTTGCCCGCCCGGCTGGGCGAGCACCTCATCGCCTTCGCCCCCACCCCCGCGGCCTTCGTCCGCCTGCGGGTCCTCTCGAACTACGGTGCCCGCGCCATCCACCTGGCCGAGGTGAAGGTCCTGGAGGTGCCGGACGGCCCCTCGATCCTGGCCGACCTGCCGAAGAACATCGCCCACCAGGCGCTGGGCGGCGTCGTCTCCCGGTGGAGCTCGCGGCGGGGACACCGGCAGGCGGCCCACCTGATCGACGGCGACCCCGCCACCGTCTGGGTCTCGCACGACCCTGTCCCCGTGGAGCTCGTCTTCGCCTTCCACGGCGACCAGGTCGCCCTCGTGGACCGTCTGGTCCTGACGCTGCCGGACGAGCGGACGCTCGGCCACGACGAGGCCTGGCCCAGGACCGTCGTGGTCGAAGCCACGACCGAGACGCCTTTCGATGGCTTCGAGGAGGTGGGGCGCTTCGCGGTCCCGCAGGCCGCGGGCGACCAGACCATCCCAATCAACCGGCGCGCCCGCTTCCTCCGGCTCCGGGTCACCGAGGCGGCCGAGGACCGCCGGGTCGCCATCGGCGAGGTCCGCGTGCTGGAGGGGACCGCGCCCGGCTACACCTCGATCCTCCTCACGACGGCGCACGAGCTCGAACGGCAAACCGCTGCTGTCCCGCCGCCGGTGGAGGATGCCGCGGCGGCCGCCGTCGAGCAGGAGGCCAACAACACGCCCGCCCAGGCCAACCCGCTCGTGCCGGGCCGGCGCATCCGGGGGACGATCGAGCCGCTGGGCGAAGAGGACTTCTTCAGGCTGACCGTGCCCGCCCCCGCGGACACGGTGCTCACCTTCGAGGTGGCCGGCCAGCCGGCCATCCGCTCCTCCGTCACGCTCCAGGATCCGGCCGGCCGGACGCTCGCCTCCCTCACCCCGCGCGCCCTCCCGGGGCGCCGCGCCGCATTCTCCTGGGCGGTCCGTCCCGGCGACCACCTGGTCCGCGTCACCGAGCCACCGGCCTCCATCGTCCTCGTCTGGGACACCAGCGGGAGCATGGACGCCGCCAGCGTGGCCAACCTCAAGGCCGCGGTGGAAGCCTACCTGGAGGGGGTGCAGCCCAGCGAGCGCCTCAACCTCATCCGCTTCTCGGGCCGCCCCGGCGTCAAGGACCCGCCCTATGTGGAGACGCTGCTGCCTGCCTTCACGAGCGACCCCGCCCGCCTCCGCGCGGCCGTCCGCGACCGGTTCTTCGCCAAGGGCGGGACGCCGCTGTACGACGCCGTCCGGCAGGCCGTGGTCCTCCTCCAGCAGGCCGAGGGGAACCGGGCCATCGTCCTGATGACCGACGGCGCCGACACGACGAGCCGCCTTTCCTACCCCGACTTCTGGCGGCTGCTGGAACGGCACCGCATTCGCCTGTACACGGTCGGGCTGGGCCGCGACTTGCCGGTCTTCGACCCGGTCCTGGGCTCGAGCGGCCGGCGCCTGCTGGCCCACGCCGCCCTGGCCACGGCGGCGCGGTCGTTCTTCACCAGCGACCCCGAGCAGCTCACGCAGATCTACCGGCAGATCGCCGAGGAGCTGCGGCGCCCGGGTCCCTACTACCTGCGGGCGACGCTCAGCCGGGGCACCGGGACGCTGGCCGTGAGCGCCACGGGGGAGCGCCTCGCCGCGGTCGCCGCCCCCGGCGCCATCGAGCTGATCCTGGATGCGTCCGGGTCGATGAAACGGCGCATCGAGGGCCGCCCGATGATGGACATCGCCAAGGACGTGACGGTCCAGATCATCAAGGACCTGCCGCCCGATGCCCGGGTGGCGCTGCGCGTCTACGGCCACCGCATCCGGGAAGGGCGCCCCGGCGACTGCCAGGACAGCCAGCTCCTCGTCCCCTTCCAGCGCCTCGATGGGCCGCGCATGATCGCGCGCGTCCGCGCCATCCAGGCCCTCGGCACCACGCCCATCGCCTACACCCTCCGCCAGGTCGCCCAGGACCTCCGCGGCGTGCCCGGCGAGAAGCTCGTCATCCTCGTCACCGACGGCAAGGAGGAGTGCGGCGGCAGCCCCTCCGCCGTCGTCGCCGACCTGGTCGCCCGCGGCGTCCAGGTCCGGTTGAACATCGTCGGCTTTGCCCTGGCCGACCCGACCACCCGGGAGGAAATGGCGCGCGTGGCCCGCCTCACTGGCGGCCGCTTCTTCGACGCCCGGAACGCCCGCGCGCTCACCCA
Proteins encoded:
- a CDS encoding VWA domain-containing protein, with the protein product MQLARGVTDGGEAVEPGLEFPDTTERIYVVVDGAPVAVEDPNLFAHWRAVQVEGHEANADLGYVYARPGSRQARRSPRGWVLWFDGPYSGFAPGAYTVELRGPVRRAIAFTVTPAAPQAGGAEAAAAVRGLNVAAAALGGRIVSVTSEKNDASRSGRTLIDGFPVIIDDPADCEPSCGWLSRERATNSVEAHRANFPQDIVFGFHQGRRATVHAVVIDTTSFQHWYPLAYKPRQVEVWVSTTGPTDGFTRVAAAWLPARLGEHLIAFAPTPAAFVRLRVLSNYGARAIHLAEVKVLEVPDGPSILADLPKNIAHQALGGVVSRWSSRRGHRQAAHLIDGDPATVWVSHDPVPVELVFAFHGDQVALVDRLVLTLPDERTLGHDEAWPRTVVVEATTETPFDGFEEVGRFAVPQAAGDQTIPINRRARFLRLRVTEAAEDRRVAIGEVRVLEGTAPGYTSILLTTAHELERQTAAVPPPVEDAAAAAVEQEANNTPAQANPLVPGRRIRGTIEPLGEEDFFRLTVPAPADTVLTFEVAGQPAIRSSVTLQDPAGRTLASLTPRALPGRRAAFSWAVRPGDHLVRVTEPPASIVLVWDTSGSMDAASVANLKAAVEAYLEGVQPSERLNLIRFSGRPGVKDPPYVETLLPAFTSDPARLRAAVRDRFFAKGGTPLYDAVRQAVVLLQQAEGNRAIVLMTDGADTTSRLSYPDFWRLLERHRIRLYTVGLGRDLPVFDPVLGSSGRRLLAHAALATAARSFFTSDPEQLTQIYRQIAEELRRPGPYYLRATLSRGTGTLAVSATGERLAAVAAPGAIELILDASGSMKRRIEGRPMMDIAKDVTVQIIKDLPPDARVALRVYGHRIREGRPGDCQDSQLLVPFQRLDGPRMIARVRAIQALGTTPIAYTLRQVAQDLRGVPGEKLVILVTDGKEECGGSPSAVVADLVARGVQVRLNIVGFALADPTTREEMARVARLTGGRFFDARNARALTQAIRQSLALPYQVRDAAGTVVARGTTGQPVRVPEGIYTVAVQAAEPITVRHVRVSARAFTKVLLHKEGARVGVQVVGP
- a CDS encoding DUF4870 domain-containing protein codes for the protein MQETRTNENRLLAALGYPIGIIALVVLLTDLKRHGFLRYHAVQALGFIVAGIVVMAGWSIVMGVLAATMPFLLPLVFLTPILALGWIVLTLLYAYRAYQGERFEIPIVGRLAARYAGGS